The Aedes albopictus strain Foshan chromosome 1, AalbF5, whole genome shotgun sequence genomic interval TCCCGTggatctcttggaagaattcctggaggaaatcgcggaaactcctggaagaatttgcaggaaacttcaaaaggaattccttgggaattttagGAAGTATTTCCGgaaaactttttcggaaattgctgggaactcctggaggaattcgcagagaatttatggagaaatttctgagggactcatgatgtaattctcggaaaacttctgaagaaatgcccgggaaactcctgcaggaattcccaagaaactcctggaaaaaatcccagaaaactcttgaagaattttaggGGAATTACCAGGGAGCTCCTGGCGAAACGaccgtggaactcctgaaggaattctcaggacATTAGTGGAGGACTTCtcaggaaactcctagaggaattcccggggaactttggaggatttttttgtgaaaaacttgTGCAAATATTTTTAGGGAACTGCTGGATGAGTTTCCGGGCATTATTACTAGGAGACATTTTGTGGTAATCTTGAACTCCTATAACAAATTTCGTGGAAATCCTAGAGAGAATTTTGGGATTATTCATGAATGAATTaccatagaggaattccctggaaaatcccGAAGGGGTTTGGccaaaaatgctggagaaattcttggaaaatttataGAACTATTCCATTTAATTCTTGGAAGTGCGCCTGGGGAAGCCGTGGAGGTCTTCCCGGGGGATCCTGTAGGAATATCCtaggaacttctataggaattctcgtggaacaccggaaggacttcccgaagttcttctggaagaagttctgtgcaggttctgaagaaattctcaggtttattatggaggaatttctggaaaacaatTCTTATGAATTCTTGGGGAACTGATTGAGACAATTTCAGAATCAATTATCAAAAGTATCACAGAAGGAGTTGTgggagaactccaggaggaaatccagaaagtgcttctggaagaatctcaaaaggaactgttgtagaattcctcaaagaagcgacttgaggagctcctgaaggaactactggaagaatttcaagaatttcagtcCCAGAATAAACTTTTTACGGAATTCCACAAGGATGAATCTCacaagaaactcctgtaagaattgtcAATTTTACTATTCTTCACATTCTTTTTACAGCATCGTTTTGTAAGAATGCTGCCAGTTAAACAAATgttaaaattacttacggaaaaggacgaattttacttgagcgctcttctTGGAAATAGGAAACTAACCATAACCAAAGAAAACTTATTTCAAAACAGAATTAATCCTGACTTCAGACTACTGTTCATGTCATATTACATTCAGGATGTAAgcagaatttttcagaagaccaagggagcggatctggtgtaatggttataacacttgactatcacgccgaggacctgggatcgaatcccactcccgacaaactcacaaaatgtgagttcttccttcggaagggaagtaaagcgtgggtcccgagatgaactaacctagggctaaaaatctcgttaatatagataaaaaaagaaGACATCTTGTTTCTTACTTACTATTTTCAAGTCTTCATACTTTCTCATAATCAAAATTACTTTTATTGACACTTTCTGATACATGTTTTTCACTTAACCTAACTTGACATGACAAACAACGTCGATGCCGTTTACAATGCAGCGGATGATTTTGCCCATTTTCTACGGTGCCACATAAGGATCATGATGATAATGAAGATGAGTTTACTCTCACGATCAGATGCTACTACTGCTTGCGTTGAGATGGGCCTCTCTATTCCAAAGCTTGTCTCTTCGTTGGACTGGCTACTAAAGCCAGAATTACGGGGATTCAAGCTTGAGGCGGGATACGTACTACCACCTTCTGCTCTTGAGCTTCCGGAAGCTGAACCCAGCACACCATGTCCACTGCAACCGCCAGCGCTACTATTTGGAAAATCTTCTCCGACGTCGATGATACTGGCGGTGGTCACTTCATCTGCCAATGCTTCCTGTAGAGAGGTGACAGCTCTGAAACAGAAATTGTCGCCAGTAACTCCAACAGGGCACCTCACAGCTGTCAGGGCCATGTAGTGTCGCTCTGGCGTATATGTAAAGTCGTGCATTTCGCTCTTCCTTCCACCAGAAATGATGAATATTTGTACTACTACGGGTTTCACGATATCCGAGTTAACGTACGGCGGTACAGTGCAAATCAGATGCGTCCGTTGAAGGTATTCGCTGTCAGGGATGACAGATTGCTCCCATGGCACCTCCCGCTGCTGAAACACCACCTTCGTATCCTTCCGGAAATTTTTGCCGATGATGAACAACTCCAGACCACCTTCGGCGGGGCAGGAAACTAGAGACTTTTTGCAGATTTCCGGAACGCCCGTCCGCTTGGTGCAAACAATTGGATCAGAGCACACCTGCAGCATTTCAGTTGACCCATCCTCGTTCGTCACCACCGTCCGGAACACCATCCGGCAATGGGTGAACTTCTTCTTGGCCCGCGACCCACTCCAGTCCAGAAAGCAGCGCTTCACAACAACCTTTCGTTTCCTCAGAATGCCGATGCAGTCACAGGTCACCGTCATCTCGTTTTCCAGAGTCATGTCCACCTCAACCACCGTGGTACCTTTGAGCTTTCGCTCAATGCAGGGCGTCGAGCTCTTGCCGGAAACCTTACAGGCCTTGTAGCACATGTGTGGCAGCACTTGGCCCCTGTCGTTGCCGATGAATACCTGCAGGACGGCCGGCTTCGCGTAACCAACGAGACGGACCACCGGGAATCCGTTGCCACTGCGGTCTTTGACTGCGCCACTCGAACCTTTTCTTCGGCAACGGACGCGATATTGCTGTTCCGGTTGGGTCACAATCTGCAGCTGAACTTGGCCGTCCTGTGTTGCACTAGCCGATGATGTTGATGATCCGACCGTGCAGGGAAAGGTCGATGAAGATGACATCTCGTTCACGACCGTTGTCCGTGCCACTTTATGCGTTGTAACCGCGGTAAACTTCTTGCTGACGATGATAATGGATGCCTCACTATTGATGTTGGTTTTACGCTGAAGAGTGACGCATCGTCATCAGAagtaatgcatgaagaaggtagCGTAGATtccgatgatgatgataatgatgcaaTTGCAAGGGTCGATTTGGTGAGTATCTTCGTAGTAACCGGAATGATGATTTCCTGAGGAATAATCAGCGAGCAGGGACTGCATTGCTGGGTTCGCTACCGATGTTTAGAT includes:
- the LOC109425484 gene encoding nuclear factor of activated T-cells 5-like, translating into MSSSSTFPCTVGSSTSSASATQDGQVQLQIVTQPEQQYRVRCRRKGSSGAVKDRSGNGFPVVRLVGYAKPAVLQVFIGNDRGQVLPHMCYKACKVSGKSSTPCIERKLKGTTVVEVDMTLENEMTVTCDCIGILRKRKVVVKRCFLDWSGSRAKKKFTHCRMVFRTVVTNEDGSTEMLQVCSDPIVCTKRTGVPEICKKSLVSCPAEGGLELFIIGKNFRKDTKVVFQQREVPWEQSVIPDSEYLQRTHLICTVPPYVNSDIVKPVVVQIFIISGGRKSEMHDFTYTPERHYMALTAVRCPVGVTGDNFCFRAVTSLQEALADEVTTASIIDVGEDFPNSSAGGCSGHGVLGSASGSSRAEGGSTYPASSLNPRNSGFSSQSNEETSFGIERPISTQAVVASDRESKLIFIIIMILMWHRRKWAKSSAAL